The sequence aaatataagtactcaaaattagaaaaattgaTGTATATCCTCtcttttaaaatatatatatatatatatatatatttgctaaTTTCTAATGAACTGTCCAATGGAATTAACTTTACTCACGCACACTAGAGAGGTAGAGAGAACGAAAGAAAGAAGGGGGAGAAATACACTAAATACAAACTCACACACCTAAGTGACATAAATCTTCATGATATTTGTTCTTCAAGCAAATGTTGCAAGCCAGTGCGCTAGGCACTAGATTCACAAATTGAGATATCCTCAAGTTGTATGAACCTTTCATGATCTTCGGATTCCCTACCCCAGATAATGACAGGTATAACCCTTCCTTTGGGATTTGGGGACGCTAGGGCATTGGATCAGTATAGCTTGTGGATTGCAGGTGATGAATATAAAACGTCTTTAAGCATAGCTAGAATTGAACCTGTTGCACCATTCTACTAGTTCGTTGCAGTTTCATGCACAGTAACATGGTAGAGCGTGGACTACCACGTCAGGTTGGTGAGTCGGATAGCCTTCACGTGGCGAGTTGACTGCTGTGAAAGTCGTCATTCCTAATTGTAAAAAGAAAGACATCACAGGTCAGAGCTTCACGTGGGAACTCCCATGCATTTTATGAcaaatccatctttttttttttccttcctcttggaTTTTCTgtccttttattttaaatatgagAAACctctttcatttcatttcatttcaattttaTCTCAAAAATCTTCACTAACACTCATAAACCCTTCTTTCAATTTTTATCTTGCTCATAGATATGTCCCTTTCCTAAAGCCTGTGAAGATTATCTTTTGAGCTTCTGAAGATCATGACAAACTTAAATCCTCAGCAGCTTTCCCCAGATATTTTCTTCATCACTGCCTGAGATGATCAAAACAATCCATGAATGGTGCACCAcaacaagagaaagagagagagagagagagggggggggagggggggagtaGTAATGGAGAGCCACAGCTGTTTGCGATTCCCCATCACATTCGCGTATGAATTCCACTGATTTCATAGACCTATGCTACTAAGAGAGAGTTAATGAAATCTATATATGTCCGAAGAGCGTTCTGATACCTAATGTGATCTGAACTTGATATTTACTGCCTTAAAAATTAAAACAGTACTTACTCTATCAATCCAGCCGAACTCAATTTGTTTGAAGGAAATAAAAACCAAGATCACTAAACAAAATATGTGAATGACGAGTTTGATGTAATTAAAAATGTTGGGGTTCCATGGATAAGGAGGAATTATTAATAATCTCACATCAAGATATGAGTAGTCCGATGTGGAGACTTATAGGTTCTTACATAACAACAGgaaacccaaacccaatccCAACAGGCCTATTCGCAGCAGCTCGTTCGAGAGATTGCACCTGTGTTTTTAGGAATTTCACGTAGTGAATCGCTTCATCCAACATGGAAGCTGTATCCATCTTAGTTCCTCCAGGGACTAATCTCTGAAGGATCCTTATCCTTTCGCTTATCCGCTCCCTTCTGTGCCTTGCTGCCACACTCTGTGGATCCTTCGATATCTTCACGTTCCTCCGCTTGGGTGGCTTCACAGACTCCGGGTCAATATGAATTGGTTGCATCGCAGCAATCCGGAAGATCATCTCTCTCATTGCCGCCATCGAATTCTTCTTACTTGCACCCAATAATTCTAATTCTCCGGCGTTTCGCAACCACCCTGTCATGGGATTGAGAAAGATGGGTGATACTGCTTCTTGAGCTACAGTGCCCATGAAGGTAATGGTGGAAGGTGGGTTAGGTAATGTTGGTGAAGGCACATGTGGGTTATCAAAGACAATTGGTGAGGCTCCAATGCTGGAACCACTAGGGCATGAGAACTCTGGGTAGGATCCAAAAAATTCAGGAAGCTTGTCCAtgtgcatcatcatcatcatctccaccTGATCTTCTGTTGCAGACTTTATCATCAGGTCTACATCCATTATGGATTACACTATATTACACCTCTCCCTTAAGATGGAAGTACAAGGAGTGGATAAAATGCAAGTGAGACCCTGGAAGAAAAAATTAGCAGAGAAACTAAGAGGACACAGGGATGGGGGGAAGGTAAAGAAAAGTGAGTAGTGCTGTGAAGAGATATATATGAATTTtacagaggaagaaagagaaaagcacTGAATCTAAGTGAGGAGAGGAGAAGATAGGAGAGAATAAAAGGAAGATGCTTAAGATTATCAGGAATCGTTACTGATCAATCAAATAGgaagtctatatatatatatatatatatatatataacacaagTGGTGGAGTGagaatataatatttaaatGCTTTTCTGTTTCCATACCCTTTTATGATCACACAAAGTTATTGGGCTTTTTTTATCTTTGTCCTCACAAAATTAGAGATCACAGAAGGTGAAGGTCAAAGTTCGATCCAATCTACAGTGTTGGGTTCTAGTGATCTATggtagtctttttttttttttttagtgatcTATGGTAGTCAAAGGATGAAATTTTATATCTGTAAATTTACCAGAGACCCAGAATTGAAGTGGAGAATTTTAATCATCTAGATCAAGCAAAAACTCAAAATGGTTTCAACGGTCCAGACCTATTGAATTATGGGGTATATAACATTGGACTGGTGGGGTGGAAGCATGAATTGTGTCTCCCCTTAAAGTAATAACACAAGTACACAACTGGGTGAGAGGTCTCCCTTAGGATTTACTTTACCTCTACTTTGAGACCTTTAAACCCCACACTCACATGAAAGGAGTCAGAGACTCTCGGAACTCAGGACTGggagtcctctccttctttccctTGGCATACGCCCAGAGCAGATCCCTTCAAAGTCCAAATGAGGGAATGGACATACATCGCAGCCGGTCGTGGCCGGTGAATGTCGGTGCCGGCGTCAGTGTCACTCGTGTCGGTGCCGTCGGTGTTGGTGGTGAAATAAGCACTGGCACCCACTGTATCATACTCCCTCTCCTGATCCTATTAGGTAACCTGAAACTACTGCTGGGTTGGGACAACCCCTGAAACTACTGCTGGGTTGGGACCAGCATTTCAGCTCCCTCCCATTCACTGATGGGGAACGCTTTTCGAGGTGGATCAGGTGCCAAATTCTGACATGtgctaaaatttaaaaataaaatgtggGTCCCACTTAGACATTGACATAATAGTAAACTCTAAGGTCGGGTCGGACGAAATACACCTTGGTTGGTCCCACCACCACTAGAGATTTTGAATTTataatttctttcttataaaagataaaaaagattatattttttattttttcatatttttttaatatttactgAAGAAGACGAAACACAACAAAAGTGGGAGGACGAAGAAGACTTCTCCTATGGCTACGTATGTGCGTGCACTGGTCCAGGCACTGATGCAGTAACTACAAGATCGATTACCATTCTCTTGcctaaaattttataataatgAACAAGTTGCTGTGTTTATCATTAAATAAACCCAGAGAGAGGTTCCCACATCTCCCAAAggcctctcctctctctccatgGATTTCATCTCTTCCAGAGGGATCATTTTCTTACCCAATTGCAGTGATCAACTGTCACAGTAAAACCGCATCTTTCAGATTGTTGTCTTCCACTTTATTCTTGTTTCCAGTCTCCCAAGTACCCATCTTTATGTCCTTTTTCTTCTCActcctattttttgttttttaaccaCAAAAGGTGGCAACAAGAGCTTTGATGCTAGGATTGACTAAGAAGCCATTACAGCAGCTTATGGAGGGCTGTCTCTGATTTCCAATGGCATGACAGTATAATTATACAAAGATGTCTTTGCAAGGGTTGGAAACTtccaattttaaaaattaaagaattgCCTGTTCCAAATATAAATTGCCTGCAGAAGCCTTGTCAAGGTGaatttctgtatttttttgTCTATCTGGAACATGATCTAAAAGCTGAGCCATCAATTTGAGATAAATAGTCAATAAACATGTGCACCAAGATTATGAACCACAGTGAATGGGAAAATTACATTGGAAAATTCTTAAACTCAGAGCACTAAACTTAAGGAGCTTACAAAAATGCAACAAGATAATTGTTGAGATATGTCTCACGAGTTGGGGATTTGTCCCAATGTGACACGGTTATTTCATTCTAAATTAGATTAGGTTGTCTACTTTTCTAGTTAGACTTGATctttaatttcataaattagaGTTAGACTAGGATTGTCTTTCCATTCCACCTAAGTTGTACTTGGTTCtacttattataaatatatgacAGAAAGAGACTGCCATACAACACATCAGCTGCTCCTCTCCTTGccgtctctcttctcttcttctgccTCAATCTCTCTTGTCTAATCTCTCAAGTTACTAGTTACAGACCTTAGAATTTCTATAATAATGAATAACAATGAGTAAGCAATAGACCCAACCTCTTCTTCCTAGAGTTTCGGTTCTTCCAATATTAGATCTCCCTTTTATCTCTACATGTATCTGTTTCTGAAACATTGTTCATCCTAGGGGTGTGTGTGCTTGAATATGATCATATCCATATGTAAAAACATGAATTATCCAAAAGCAACCAGGAATTATGAGTACACTGTGACCCACGAAAGTACAATACTAATATAATATCAAACTAGTGCTTACAGATACTCCCTAAATTTCTTATACCACTACTATCATGATGCTCTGATATCACACATACTGACATGCATCCTTAAAAAGGCACAGACAACCAATTTCAGAATGATTTAAATAGCCACGAAGTGATTTGAGTGCCAGATTTACAAGGTTTGGAGTTGGCATAATTGTCCTCGGATTTTTTAAACTGGCCCAATGATTAACAAACAGGTTATATGCAGGTTGAGAACATGTGATCATTagaatttgaaaaatattatgAATCATATTTAAACAGTAGGGTGCATAGCTTGGTGGT is a genomic window of Macadamia integrifolia cultivar HAES 741 chromosome 13, SCU_Mint_v3, whole genome shotgun sequence containing:
- the LOC122060239 gene encoding transcription factor HEC1-like; translation: MDVDLMIKSATEDQVEMMMMMHMDKLPEFFGSYPEFSCPSGSSIGASPIVFDNPHVPSPTLPNPPSTITFMGTVAQEAVSPIFLNPMTGWLRNAGELELLGASKKNSMAAMREMIFRIAAMQPIHIDPESVKPPKRRNVKISKDPQSVAARHRRERISERIRILQRLVPGGTKMDTASMLDEAIHYVKFLKTQVQSLERAAANRPVGIGFGFPVVM